The window ATCCTCTGACTGATACAATTGTTCATGAATAATGGCCATGGTCTGAATACGATTCTGACTGTCTTCAAATAGACTTTTTACCTTCTCGTCTTTCACATATTTGGCTTGAAGGTTGAGCAGACTCGAGATAACATAGAGATTGTTTTTTACCCGGTGGTGAATCTCTTTGAGGAGTATTTCCTTTTCCCGAAGAGATTTAAAAAGTCTTTCCTCGGCAGCATGTCTCTCAGTGACGTCAGTGACGATACCATCTACACTCACCACTTCGCCATTTTGAGCGTAAACTATATAAGCCCGTTGTCTCAGCCAGCGATAATCACCGTCGGGCAACTGGATCTTGTATTCTATTTCCCAGGTTTTATCCTTTCCCCTCTCCACCCCCGAATGACAACAATCCATAATCTCTTGCCAGGTTTGTTGTACTTCCGGTTTATGTTCTGGTACTATACAGTCAAACAAAAGTTCATGGTTGGCAAGTATCTTTTGGGGGGGATAACCATAAACCCTTTCACAGGCGGGATTGATATAACGTAGACGCAAAGAAGGTAAAGAGAATGACCATACCACATCCTGTAGAGAGTTTAGTATACTGTTGAGACGGGCTTCACTTCTTTGGAGGGATTCTTCCGCTTTTTTCCTATCACTAATGTCGTTAATTACAGCGATAAAATAGGAAGGCTCAACGGCCACCCACACTATGGACATGGTAAGATTAACCCAGAGGTAACAGTTGTCTTTTTCTCCTTGTTTGCATCTGCGACACTTAATTCGGATTTCTCTCTCAAAGGTGATTTTACTGCCACAAAGAAGACTAGACAAGTCGACGAGGGTAGGGGGAACGTCTTCGGGGTGGATGAGGGAAGTAAAATCAAAATTAAGCAAATCCCCCCGGTTATAGCCTAGCATTTTTACCAGTTTATCATTGACCAGGACAAATTTCCCCTCTAAACTGATTTGGGCAATACCTACCGCCGCCTGATGGAAAATACTACGGAATCTCTCCTCACTTAGTCTACACCGAAACTGAGCTAATTTTACCTCTTCTATGTCCTGTCCACAAGCAATAAGACCAGTATTAGCACCATTTCCATCAGTGAAGGGATTAATATTCCATACTATCGTCCTTTCTCCCCCATCCGCCAGCAATACTTTTGTCTCCACATTCCTTTGGATTTTTCCTGTGGAAATGGCAGCCGCAAAAATCTGTTTTAGACTATTCTGATTGCTGGATGGGATGAGTAAAGAGAAATAGTCTTCCCCCATAACACAATCCCTTTTCCAGCCAAATATCCTCTCTGCCTCCTCATTCCACTCAACTATGCGATACTCCTGATTTAGTACTATAACGATTATCCCTGCTGTTTGCACAAAGGCTCTTAACCTATTCGCTGTTCTCTGTAACTCTCTTGTTCTCTGTTGTACTATATCCTCCAATTCCCGATTTAAATCCCTGAGTTGAGCCTCATTTTGTTTTATTTGAGTAACATCTCGCGCCACAGCATAAATGATGCCATCCTCATGGAAAAGGCATCTCCAGGCAAGCCAACGGTAATCCCCATCCTTAGTCAGCCAACGGTTTTCAAAGCCAATACTACTAAAACCCTGATTTATTTTAACTAACTGTTGCCTAGTAGTCTCAATATCCTCGGGGTGAATAAAGGATAATATATTCTTCTGGTTAAATTCTGATGCAGGATAACCGAGAGTTTTAACTAGACTCCAATTGACTCGTTTAAAGGAACCATCCATCCCCATGACACAAAATATATCTGGGGAAAGACTAAAGAAACAATCCAACTGTCTTTGGCTTTTAATTTTCTCAATGGCGGTGGCTAAAACATTAGCAAACGTTTGGAGAAAATCTAGTTCCTCAGGGTTGAATTTGCGGGGTTTTTGACTATAAACTCCCAAAACTCCATAATAGTTATCTTTTTCGCCCATTGGTACAGTGGCCGCACTAACAATTTTGCTATTATGTAGTAGGGGACAAGGACTAAAACGGGTTTCTACAAGTAAATCCTCGGTAACTACTGGTTGCATAACCTGGAGAGTGTATCCCGGCAACCAGCGGGGTGATTTACTGATTTGTGCTTTCCCTAGCCACTCTGGTTTCCATCCCTTTCCCGCCTTGAGGAGAAAACAAGCCTGATTGCTTTGCAACTGGTGGATAGCGATGAATTCTACTTTCAACGTCTCACCCACTATTCCCACTGCAGTGTCTAGTAGTTTTTGTATGTCAGTTTCAACTAGGGCAGTTTTGGCTAATTGGACAATAGCAGTCTGATATCTAGCGATTTCCTTCGTTTTTTGGGCATATTCTCCCTGTTGCAGGGCGATGGCCAATTGATACGCCAATTGTTGCAGTAAATTTAATTCTTCCTCTTGCCAATGACGTGGTTTTTTACAATTTTGGGCGGCAAGTAGTCCCCAGAGACTTTCATGGAATATAATGGGCACTACTAGATTGGCTTGTACTTGTAAACTTAAAAGTAAATCCCGATAGCAAGGAGAAAGATTTGCCTGGAAGATGTCATCCACTGCTTGAATTCTGCCACCAAGATAGGGCTGGGTGAAATCCTTGACAAAACAGTGATCTCGTACTACCCTGCCTTTAATGGAGGTTATCCCCTCTTTGACAGACTCGGCAACCACTATCCCATCCCCTTCTGGGTGGAGTTGGTAGACTATTACCCGGTCACAGTCCAAAAAGTTTCTAATTTCTGTTACAGTATTGTCCAATAGGGTGTCTAGGTTTAGGGTTTGGCGAATGCGCTGACTTATTTGTGACAGTAACTTCTCCCGTTCAAATTGTCTTTTTTCTAGTCCAAAGGCAGTCTTAAGACGGATAATTGTCTGCTGTTGTTGTTGCAAAAACTGGTACTGCCAGGAGGGGGACAAAATCTTTATTATACTAGCATGATTTACGAGACAAAATTGTGGGCAAATGTCACCGTTGCGGCTTCTTGCCTCCTCCAGATTGCGGGTAATCAGCAAATAGGGATAATTGTCTAAGATTTCCAGCACAGAAGTAATTTTTTCATTGTCGGATACACAGGGAAAATTTTCGGCCGGTAGTTCAACAATGGTTTTATTTTGCCAGTTATCATATGATAAAAGTCTGAGGAAAGAATAGGGGGTGAACACCCTATAATTCTGGCTTTTTTCTTCCAGTAAGAAACCGGCAACTTTTGGCTTTTCCTCCAGCTGGCGAATGAGAGATAATATATTAGACTCGGGGGGCAATAATTTCAGGTTGGCTTCAAAAATTTCTAACACCGAAACATGGGAATAAAAGGAATTTCCTCTAAGGAAACCGCAAAGGCTTTTTGCAGTGATAATCCCCTGAAATTTTCCCTGATGCCAACAACCGTAAACAGGCGTCTTGTTTGTATAGATACTGTGTGCGATGGCAAAGATGTCGGCTGAGTCATTAATACAGACAGAGGGGAAGTCTTGACAAAAATCCCCCGCACAGAGAGAATGGAAACTGTGGCCATCATGGAGTTGTTTTAAGACAACAGGGGGGGAAATGTAACCCAGGGGGTGGCAGTCATTAAATACAATCAGAATGTCACAACCACTGGCTAGTTTCCTTACAACATCCATTAGGGGTGTTTCCGGGGGGATATAGACAGGGTTAGAGTCAACAACTTTGGCTGGTGGCAAAGACTGGTAACACATGTCAGTCAGGGGGGTCCAATCAATTGGATATACTAACCCTGACTTTAGTTTAGTACTTTAAACAGTTGCCTCCACAATTATTTTTCTTGCCTGTTGTCCTAACCTCAACTATAGGCTACCACTTCAAAGATCCTTTTCTATGACTATTTGTCCCTGTCTTAAAACTTGCCACCCTGTTTCTGTCCATTTTATCACAGTAGAGGCAATACCGGAAGAGGGGGGATTATCGGTGTCTAAAACGTAGACGCTGGGGAATTTCTCAGAAATAGCCTTCATGGAAGTCAATGGGGCTTCTCCCGATATGTTAGCACTAGTGGTAGCTAGTGGTCCTGTTTGTTTTAGAATTTCTAAGGCTACCTGACAGTTGGGGATACGAATGCCAATAGTCTCAGGATTGAGGGGATTCATGGTAGGGGGGATTTTGTCAGAAGCAGGCAATACCATAGTCAGGGCGCCGGGGAGGTATTTATAGGCTATAATCTTCCATATTCTCACCTCTTCATCACTACCCTTGACGTAATCCCACATCTCATCTACACTGCTAGTCATTAAAACAAGGGGTTTTTCGTAACTCCTTTGTTTCAGCTGAAAGATTAAATCACTGTTAGCTGGTTTTACTGCTAAAGCTGGGATGGTGTCGGTGGGAAAACTAACCACATTCCCAGCTATAGCTTTTTCCACCAGGGTTTCCAAATTCACTAACACCATGATGACAGTCAACTTTCTTTTGCCTATATACTATACAGGAGACATCATCTTAATAGCCACAAACAACTGTTTTCTCTACCCCCACCGTTTCCCTAGGTTTATCAGTTATCCCAGTCTACCCATGTCTTTGTTTCACCTCTGCCAGGGATACTAGCCACCTCATGAATTTGTCTCACCTTCCCTAAAGAGGGTATCAGTTACCTTGGCTACCTCACACATTGGTTTTACATCGTGGACTCGGATTATGTCAACTCCCTGAATTATTGCATAACTACATACCGCAGCAGTGCCCCATACTCTCTTTTTTGGGTCTTCTTGTTGTAAAATTTTCCCGATAAAACTCTTACGAGAGGGGCCTATTAGTAATGGAAAACCTAGCTGCTTAAATTCTGTAATTTTTCTTATAATCTCTAAATTCTGAGAATAATCTTTGGCAAATCCGAGACCTGGATCGAGGATAATATGTTCTTTTTTGATTCCATGTTTAATCGCCTGAGAAATTCTGTCCAAAAGGAAATCCTTTATTTCTCCTATTAAATCCCGGTAATCAGTAAGAGATTGCATGGTCTGGGGGGTGCCACGAATATGCATTAAAATTATGGGCACACCCAGAGAGGCAGCAGTGGGCAACATTTGTGGGTCATAAGTAGCACCAGAGATGTCATTGATAATATCAGCACCGGCCTGAATGGCTTTCTCTGCTACAATGGCACGGGTGGTATCAATGGAGATGGGAATGTCGGTGTGTTGACGCAAAGAGGAGATGACGGGGATAACGCGACTCAACTCCTCCTCTAGCGGTATTGTAGTGGCGCCAGGACGGGTAGACTGTCCACCAATATCAATAATATCAGCTCCTTCCCTCTCCATTTCCAGGGCATGGGCAATGGCATCATCAAGGTTGTAATACTCCCCACCATCACTGAAACTATCAGGGGTGACGTTTAAAATGCCCATTATGTAGGTGCGTTTGCCCCACTCAAAGACTCTGTTTCTAATTCTAAGGAACTGAAGCATCTCCCCGTAGGTAGTCTTTTCTGCCAGTGGCTGGAGTTTCCCGAAAAGGGGGGCTAGGGAATTAGAGAGGCTGGTAGTTGACAATACGGGCAAAACTGTCAGGATTTAAACTGGCTCCACCCACCAACACCCCATCGATTTCTGGTTGTGCCATGAGTTCATCAATGTTGTTGGCATTGACGGAGCCCCCGTACTGGATTGTAACATTTTTATTGCTCA is drawn from Geminocystis sp. M7585_C2015_104 and contains these coding sequences:
- a CDS encoding PAS domain S-box protein, producing MCYQSLPPAKVVDSNPVYIPPETPLMDVVRKLASGCDILIVFNDCHPLGYISPPVVLKQLHDGHSFHSLCAGDFCQDFPSVCINDSADIFAIAHSIYTNKTPVYGCWHQGKFQGIITAKSLCGFLRGNSFYSHVSVLEIFEANLKLLPPESNILSLIRQLEEKPKVAGFLLEEKSQNYRVFTPYSFLRLLSYDNWQNKTIVELPAENFPCVSDNEKITSVLEILDNYPYLLITRNLEEARSRNGDICPQFCLVNHASIIKILSPSWQYQFLQQQQQTIIRLKTAFGLEKRQFEREKLLSQISQRIRQTLNLDTLLDNTVTEIRNFLDCDRVIVYQLHPEGDGIVVAESVKEGITSIKGRVVRDHCFVKDFTQPYLGGRIQAVDDIFQANLSPCYRDLLLSLQVQANLVVPIIFHESLWGLLAAQNCKKPRHWQEEELNLLQQLAYQLAIALQQGEYAQKTKEIARYQTAIVQLAKTALVETDIQKLLDTAVGIVGETLKVEFIAIHQLQSNQACFLLKAGKGWKPEWLGKAQISKSPRWLPGYTLQVMQPVVTEDLLVETRFSPCPLLHNSKIVSAATVPMGEKDNYYGVLGVYSQKPRKFNPEELDFLQTFANVLATAIEKIKSQRQLDCFFSLSPDIFCVMGMDGSFKRVNWSLVKTLGYPASEFNQKNILSFIHPEDIETTRQQLVKINQGFSSIGFENRWLTKDGDYRWLAWRCLFHEDGIIYAVARDVTQIKQNEAQLRDLNRELEDIVQQRTRELQRTANRLRAFVQTAGIIVIVLNQEYRIVEWNEEAERIFGWKRDCVMGEDYFSLLIPSSNQNSLKQIFAAAISTGKIQRNVETKVLLADGGERTIVWNINPFTDGNGANTGLIACGQDIEEVKLAQFRCRLSEERFRSIFHQAAVGIAQISLEGKFVLVNDKLVKMLGYNRGDLLNFDFTSLIHPEDVPPTLVDLSSLLCGSKITFEREIRIKCRRCKQGEKDNCYLWVNLTMSIVWVAVEPSYFIAVINDISDRKKAEESLQRSEARLNSILNSLQDVVWSFSLPSLRLRYINPACERVYGYPPQKILANHELLFDCIVPEHKPEVQQTWQEIMDCCHSGVERGKDKTWEIEYKIQLPDGDYRWLRQRAYIVYAQNGEVVSVDGIVTDVTERHAAEERLFKSLREKEILLKEIHHRVKNNLYVISSLLNLQAKYVKDEKVKSLFEDSQNRIQTMAIIHEQLYQSEDLSEIDFAQYLHRLVSNLSLSYTHHPTSPSTFPLHHKASQTNHPKITLLTDIQQCRLNIQTAIPAGLLVNELVTNAFKHAFPDNREGEVRISLGVEDTGEILLKVSDNGVGFPPDFNWEESDSLGLRLVRLLCQQLDASIEVISYPNQGVSFHISFYPSTG
- a CDS encoding L-threonylcarbamoyladenylate synthase; translation: MVLVNLETLVEKAIAGNVVSFPTDTIPALAVKPANSDLIFQLKQRSYEKPLVLMTSSVDEMWDYVKGSDEEVRIWKIIAYKYLPGALTMVLPASDKIPPTMNPLNPETIGIRIPNCQVALEILKQTGPLATTSANISGEAPLTSMKAISEKFPSVYVLDTDNPPSSGIASTVIKWTETGWQVLRQGQIVIEKDL
- the folP gene encoding dihydropteroate synthase, with translation MLQFLRIRNRVFEWGKRTYIMGILNVTPDSFSDGGEYYNLDDAIAHALEMEREGADIIDIGGQSTRPGATTIPLEEELSRVIPVISSLRQHTDIPISIDTTRAIVAEKAIQAGADIINDISGATYDPQMLPTAASLGVPIILMHIRGTPQTMQSLTDYRDLIGEIKDFLLDRISQAIKHGIKKEHIILDPGLGFAKDYSQNLEIIRKITEFKQLGFPLLIGPSRKSFIGKILQQEDPKKRVWGTAAVCSYAIIQGVDIIRVHDVKPMCEVAKVTDTLFREGETNS